The Coleofasciculus chthonoplastes PCC 7420 sequence TCCTAAGTCCCTGGATTACAGGTGCGTTGGTTACCATTTATATTTTTGGCATTGTTACAGGCGAATTGTCAGCCTATGCTTTAGTGGTCTGGCCCCTGATATCGGCAGTAATTGCCGCATTACCCACCTGTTTAGGTGAGAATTTTCAACCCAAAATCCCCGATAGAGACAAACGTCAACCGCTGGTGTGGTTATTCACAAGTCAGTTGATACTAAGCTGTTGGTTTCAATTCTATTTTTTGGTACAAAACTGGTTAGTTCAATATCCTACAATGGCGTCTGATACATTTGAAAAAAGTGCCTTTGTGGTCAGACTATCCACCGATGAATCGAGGCAAAGGCTACCCCGTGGGACGACCATTTTGGATTTGATAGCATCTCGCTTAGAAGAACAGCTTAATAACAAAGATTGGTCAGATGTCGAACAAATTCTTCTGATTCGAGAACGCGAAAAACTGATTCAGCTAATTAAGCAGATTGACGCCCAAGTGAGGCAAGAAATTGCCTCTCCAGATATCAAAGAAGACAATTTGTGGCAAGTGAGTCTCGGTGATATTTCGCTGCGGGAGTCGGGGTATAACTTACAACTAAACACCCTTTGGCAAGGTCCGCGATCGCAAATTAAACCCAACGTACTCACTAAGTCTTGTCAGATAATACCTGTCAATCGCCAAACTGACATCGGTATTAGGCTTGTCAGTCAGGTAGAATGTGATCCGGTAGAAGGATGGCGCGTCGCTGAACCGATTGTTACCTCTCAATCACCAACTCTATAAATTATTGATGCAAC is a genomic window containing:
- a CDS encoding DUF5357 family protein — protein: MIRKILNNILNWANNLLKTIFEIFNPDTAFSWQTLIGLSVFSWAMSFLATNIFTIILASFSWWFLILGVYWATTSNKDISIGKILLSPWITGALVTIYIFGIVTGELSAYALVVWPLISAVIAALPTCLGENFQPKIPDRDKRQPLVWLFTSQLILSCWFQFYFLVQNWLVQYPTMASDTFEKSAFVVRLSTDESRQRLPRGTTILDLIASRLEEQLNNKDWSDVEQILLIREREKLIQLIKQIDAQVRQEIASPDIKEDNLWQVSLGDISLRESGYNLQLNTLWQGPRSQIKPNVLTKSCQIIPVNRQTDIGIRLVSQVECDPVEGWRVAEPIVTSQSPTL